In Apostichopus japonicus isolate 1M-3 chromosome 3, ASM3797524v1, whole genome shotgun sequence, a single genomic region encodes these proteins:
- the LOC139965711 gene encoding uncharacterized protein encodes MKTNEHPARYVSGETSGDNVSDAAVSAYTFEKRKHFLASAGLLYAPVCTPLSRHLLSDLMRLSSGKEQTGICSKCNCLFLKDSCQVNIEGKPHLKKRLKQLTKKSPGLLTNKERKQLRRWQNRRCKVVVHCKVCEQKATFPGPTAMKPFQRNEHRQKQTNVQRVQNRRLHKPAKGRVVTKGQKQAKMTKLKEMLKGDKVKRKKASQSPLLKFLSSI; translated from the exons atgaaaacaaatgaacaCCCAGCAAGATACGTTTCAGG GGAAACATCAGGCGATAATGTATCTGATGCTGCAGTCTCTGCCTATACTTTTGAGAAACGTAAACATTTCTTAGCATCTGCTGGCTTGCTATATGCTCCTGTGTGTACTCCACTCTCCAGACATTTACT GTCTGATTTAATGAGGCTTTCATCAG GTAAAGAACAGACCGGTATTTGTTCCAAGTGCAATTGCTTATTTTTAAAAGACTCCTGCCAAGTAAACATCGAAGGAAAACCACATTTAAAGAAGCGGTTAAAACAGCTCACAAAGAAATCCCCAGGTCTGTTGACAaacaaagagagaaaacaacTAAGAAGATGGCAAAACAGGAGGTGTAAAGTG GTGGTACATTGTAAGGTATGTGAACAGAAGGCAACTTTCCCAGGACCAACAGCAATGAAACCTTTCCAGAG GAATGAACACCGTCAGAAGCAAACTAATGTCCAGAGAGTTCAAAACAGAAGATTACACAAACCAGCAAAGGGTAGAGTCGTAACCAAGGGTCAGAAGCAGGCCAAGATGACCAAATTGAAAGAGATGTTGAAGGGTGATAAGGTCAAAAGGAAGAAAGCGTCTCAGTCTCCTCTTCTTAAATTTTTAAGCTCGATTTAA